A DNA window from Polyangiaceae bacterium contains the following coding sequences:
- a CDS encoding metal-dependent hydrolase has protein sequence MRDLRFRMEGVAAHWHGGRAAVSTFFNNLSVFFPAGERFFIASVKAHRKYVTSPELERDVQAFCAQEGMHGREHVRYNEMLAAHGYPVVEMEARVKRLLDRVSRRLPKRARLAVTCALEHFTALMAHMVLSDPGLLQGADSEMARLWRWHAAEENEHKAVAFDVYQAAGGGYWLRVEMMLGATLIFWLKVVEQQIRMMRADGTLFSPRQWADLLWFCFGKPGGLRRLLRPYLAFYRREFHPWDFDNRALLDDWRRGLSAA, from the coding sequence GTGCGTGACCTCCGTTTCCGGATGGAGGGCGTGGCCGCCCACTGGCACGGAGGGCGGGCCGCCGTCAGCACCTTCTTCAACAACCTGTCGGTGTTCTTTCCAGCCGGCGAGCGGTTCTTCATCGCCAGCGTGAAGGCGCACCGAAAGTACGTGACCAGCCCCGAGCTCGAACGCGACGTGCAAGCGTTCTGTGCACAGGAAGGCATGCACGGTCGTGAGCACGTTCGCTACAACGAAATGCTCGCAGCGCACGGCTATCCAGTGGTGGAGATGGAGGCCCGCGTGAAGCGACTGCTCGATCGCGTGAGCCGCCGACTTCCGAAGCGAGCGCGGCTGGCCGTGACCTGCGCCCTGGAGCACTTCACCGCGCTGATGGCGCACATGGTCCTGTCGGACCCCGGACTTTTGCAGGGCGCCGACTCGGAGATGGCGCGTCTGTGGCGCTGGCACGCCGCCGAGGAGAACGAGCACAAGGCGGTGGCGTTCGACGTGTACCAGGCAGCCGGGGGCGGCTATTGGCTGCGCGTGGAGATGATGCTCGGGGCCACGCTGATCTTCTGGCTGAAGGTCGTCGAGCAACAGATCCGCATGATGCGCGCAGATGGCACGTTGTTTTCCCCCCGCCAGTGGGCCGACCTGCTCTGGTTCTGCTTCGGCAAGCCCGGCGGACTGCGTCGCTTGCTGCGACCCTACCTGGCCTTCTATCGCCGCGAGTTCCACCCCTGGGACTTCGACAACCGCGCGCTGCTGGACGACTGGCGTCGCGGGCTTTCCGCCGCATAG
- a CDS encoding AraC family transcriptional regulator produces the protein MEPTFPAAHALHLVELVKRWDIAPQEIVGGLDVERLADPAERLRVVELEEIIERARRLTGEAGIGFFLGLQMQVSAHGQLGFAAMTAKSVREALSAAERFAPTRTTALSLEVRERAQQTELVIHERADLGRARDVVLVALAVGIWRIGCALTGRELSGSADFAFEEPEYFARFASASPGNVRCGQPENRLVFATEILDLPLTMSDEAARRLAVRHCEAELDALGYERQLVGRARALLPNGEVGFRTLDELAQELGMSPRTLRRKLAAHGSSYSELLDAERRDRAMLLLRNDAFSIEQVAERVGYADLANFTRAFRRWVGMTPAAFRKSATLLND, from the coding sequence ATGGAACCGACGTTTCCCGCAGCCCACGCCCTCCACTTGGTGGAGCTCGTCAAGCGTTGGGACATCGCGCCCCAAGAAATCGTCGGTGGGCTCGACGTCGAGCGTTTGGCGGATCCCGCGGAACGGCTGCGCGTCGTCGAGCTGGAAGAGATCATCGAACGCGCCCGGCGACTGACGGGCGAGGCCGGCATCGGATTCTTCCTGGGGCTGCAGATGCAGGTGTCCGCCCATGGGCAGCTCGGCTTTGCGGCGATGACGGCCAAGTCCGTGCGCGAGGCGCTCTCCGCCGCGGAACGCTTCGCTCCGACTCGCACCACGGCCCTGTCCTTGGAGGTCCGCGAGAGAGCGCAGCAAACCGAGCTGGTGATCCACGAGCGAGCGGACCTCGGCCGTGCGCGGGACGTGGTGCTGGTGGCGCTGGCCGTCGGCATCTGGCGCATCGGCTGTGCGCTCACCGGTCGGGAGCTCTCCGGCAGCGCGGACTTCGCGTTCGAGGAGCCCGAGTACTTCGCGCGTTTCGCCTCCGCGTCACCCGGCAACGTGCGCTGCGGCCAGCCGGAGAATCGGCTGGTGTTTGCCACGGAAATCCTGGACCTACCGCTGACGATGTCCGACGAGGCCGCTCGGCGCTTGGCCGTGCGGCATTGTGAAGCAGAGCTGGATGCCCTCGGCTACGAGCGCCAGCTCGTGGGTCGGGCTCGTGCCCTGCTGCCAAATGGTGAGGTCGGCTTCCGGACCTTGGACGAGCTGGCGCAGGAGCTCGGTATGTCGCCGCGCACCCTGCGCCGGAAGCTGGCCGCCCATGGCTCGAGCTACAGTGAGCTACTCGACGCCGAGCGAAGGGACCGCGCCATGCTGTTGCTGCGGAACGACGCCTTCTCCATCGAGCAGGTGGCGGAGCGCGTTGGCTATGCCGACCTGGCCAACTTCACCCGAGCCTTTCGCCGCTGGGTGGGTATGACGCCCGCCGCCTTTCGCAAGAGCGCGACACTGTTGAATGATTGA